Below is a genomic region from Spartinivicinus marinus.
GTTTTTTTCAACCGATACAATGTGGCGGGTCGGTTGCTGCCATAGCGCTTTTCACCACTGTCTTCTAATAAGTCTTCATTTAAAAACCGATTGCGGATTGAGCGCATGGGAGGTGTTTTACCAAGAATTGCCAGAAATACATCACTGATATCTGCCAGAGTGAAACATTCAGGTAATAAGTAAACGGGTAGTGATGTATATTGCACTTTATTTTGTAAGCGCTCTAACGCCACTGATATCAATTGATTATGGTCAAATGCCAGCGGCTGACCCACCGTATTGCCTTGTAATGTTAACCAACGGGTATCTGAGAGTAATGTCTGATTGGCTGCCGAGCCAGGAAACAGCGCATAGTACACCACAGTAATAGACCAGCCGCGGGGATCTCGCTGTTGATTGCCAACGGTTTGCACTTGCTCTAGATAGGGAGCTTCTGTGCCTATTTTGGCAGCTAACTTGCGCTGTGCAGTAGTATCTAAATCATTATCCTGATTAATATCAATATACCCACCTGGCAGTGCCCATTGCTCTTTGGCAGGGTGCTGATGACGTAAACAGGTCAGTACCTGAAGCCGATGGTCATGAAACCGAAATGGCACTATATCCACAGTACATAATGGTGCATCAAAATCTTGAACATTATATTGAGCAAGATATTCAGCTTCTGTCAGTTGGGAGTGATCAACCATGGTTTTCAAAGCAACTTGTTGTCAACGCACTAATACTGCTGTGTTTATACCATTAATTTTGATTACTGCAAGTTTTGCTGTATCTAGCGAACGAGCCCTTATGACTTTCCATGGATAACAACCTTTTGATACTTTGGTTATAGCGGTTTAAACCAATTACTCTGTATTTGATCAAAAAAATTACAAGTCTACTTGACTTGATAGGGAATCTAATTCATTATGTTAGTGAATTAAGTTCTTTAAGGAGGTGGGTCATGGCTAAATCTATTGATAAATCTGCAGTAGTAACAACAGCGGTTGTTAGCATTGGGCCAAGGCACACTGTTGCTTCCTTTGATGTCGATGCACAGAACTGTTTTACGCCAGTATGCCCTGATGAGCTTCCCGTGCCAGCAGGTAATGAAATTGTGACGGAGCTCAATCAGCAGGCTGAGTTAGCACAGTATCGCTTAGGCTCTAAAGATGCTCACTCACCCCACGCAGTTTGGGTTGCT
It encodes:
- a CDS encoding NUDIX hydrolase; translated protein: MVDHSQLTEAEYLAQYNVQDFDAPLCTVDIVPFRFHDHRLQVLTCLRHQHPAKEQWALPGGYIDINQDNDLDTTAQRKLAAKIGTEAPYLEQVQTVGNQQRDPRGWSITVVYYALFPGSAANQTLLSDTRWLTLQGNTVGQPLAFDHNQLISVALERLQNKVQYTSLPVYLLPECFTLADISDVFLAILGKTPPMRSIRNRFLNEDLLEDSGEKRYGSNRPATLYRLKKTAAAQFYNRLYHTTQ